ccagcatctgatctgatctcccccagtaacaccagcatctgatctgatctcccccagtaacaccagcatctgatctgatctcccccagtaacaccagcatctgatctgatctcccccagtaacaccagcatctgatctgtttctgccaaactggaaaactgtggcatgagggttgagagtttgtggaggtatctctctctctcaactctgtaaatttctcacagtgaaggagaaagtctctctctctctctctctctctctctctctctctctctctctctctctctctctctattcaagTCAgttcaatgggctttattggcatgaaagtttcaaaaaataatgttgccaaagcatcatatagaataaataaaagctaaatacattttgtccaataacttggacagtatataatataatgattagtaatatataaataacagcaatatataaattattattattatttatttgaccacatcacattgtgtgtgtgtgtgtgtgtgtgtgtgtgtgtgtgtgtgtttgtctagatCTTTCACTGTTCCTCAGGTTGTTGCATGCTGATTTTTAGGACTTTAAATTCTGAAGTTTCAGAGTTAAACTTGTTTAAGTAAACATTCCTTATTTCtctgaatatttcacattttaggaGGCTGTCAGACGCATTTTCATTGTGCTCACtagcggatcctggcataggtGATATAGGCAGGCTCCTAGGGGCGACCCGACACCCTGCCCTGTGCTTGCAATATCGCTGATGGGCTGAGAGATGCACCAAATCGTGCCATCCCACACAAAGCTTCGCAAGATCACAATGAGCCAAAACTTGTTGAGCGGAGCCTAAATGTTTTATGagatatattgaaatatttttatatagggGGCTTTCTTGATAAATACCTATATATGTGATAAATTGTGAATactttgtttaatatttatttaaaaataccgTTTGACAGtcctgtttattttatatttttatttgtttcaaactaaatttttaagtTGACTGCAAAAAACATTCTAGTACTGTAAAGGCAAGTGTGTGCGTGTCAAACAAGCAAAAACAACTCTAAAAACTAATTTCCATGATAATTTTAAGACCCTCCTACTACAACAGATAAGTAAGTGTGATATTTACTAATATGCACAATATGCAACACCACTGACCCTTTTGTACTCAGTGTTGCAAAATGATATGAACATATTCAGCAAACAAAACATGCAAttcttgacatttttatttagcattttattttacttcaATTCACAAAGGGGGATAAAAAAATCTCAAGTTTAGAAAAGAAAATTAACTCTATGGCTTTTTCTAGCAAACACCAATGTTTACACAGATGGTCGAAGCATCATCAGAAGTTGAAAGTTCTTCAACCAGCATATCGGTGTACTTGTGCACTAAGTTCTTACACAGGGATTTTAGGAAGCCAATCTCATCACAGACATCTGATAGCTGCTTTTTAATGTCGTCCTGTGGGAAATTCACAACAACAATGGTGTACTTTCTGTATTTGGATATTTTAACATGAATATCAATAGGTTTTTTATCATTTACAAAAGTATTCTAAGAGCACACTGACCGCATTAGTACCAGTGGAGATATGTTTTTTCAGCTTCCTCATGGCCCATTTACATGCCCAGCAAACTCCAGGCAGCTCTTCAGTTTCTTTCATAGACTCACCCTGACAAAACAGACACAACAAAAATATTAGAATTATTAGCTGCAGTTACTTcgaccatgtccacactaatccatttttctTTGAAAACCATTTTCCACATTTCACTTTGTTCTCCAccgaaaacgctctccattaccgCATAGTATGGAAAACGATCCGAAAACGGATTACTGTGGATGAGGCCACTGCCATTGCACTCATAGAACATTAACAAAGCATTTCTGAAATTTTTTGGACAGTATGACGGCAATACAATGGTTTTTGGGCATGCATCACCCTGAAGTGCCTTAGAGtaccattttattttgtatttgaaaatgGTAATCATTCAGCACCACGGTCTAGGTGTATATCAATGTAACAGTACTTTTGAAGCCATTTGATACCATCACTACACCATAATAccgccacagtacttttttgtaaggttATTTTGTTCCTCTTTAAATATTGCAATGCACAGTTAAAAAAACGAAGCATACATttacaatgacagagtgatgCAACTGTCCATCATTAAACATAACGTCAAGGGAAACTCACAGAGCTTTCTTCAGGATCATCTCCAGTCAAGCCTTTGTGCATCTCATAGTGCAGAGCACAAACTGTGAAGAAAAATGAACCATTGATTTAGGACATACCACACCCAAAAGATGGCACTTCCCCTACTTAGAGCATGTAACATAAATCCAACCAAATAGTGGAAAAAGATTGATAAGTGGTTAAAATAAAGTAGCAACAACAATAAATTAATGTTGAAAGGCCAATCAGCCTACTGTCAAAAGCAGCCTAAAATATGTTTTGAGGATTTTCTACCTGCAACCAAAATTAACAAATTTAACCAATTTGTGCCAGCACTGGCCATCTAAAACCA
The Xyrauchen texanus isolate HMW12.3.18 chromosome 22, RBS_HiC_50CHRs, whole genome shotgun sequence DNA segment above includes these coding regions:
- the LOC127662539 gene encoding antimicrobial peptide NK-lysin-like isoform X3; translated protein: MFRNIVLATLLISSVCALHYEMHKGLTGDDPEESSGESMKETEELPGVCWACKWAMRKLKKHISTGTNADDIKKQLSDVCDEIGFLKSLCKNLVHKYTDMLVEELSTSDDASTICVNIGVC